One Gammaproteobacteria bacterium DNA segment encodes these proteins:
- a CDS encoding DUF222 domain-containing protein → MDFHFTSSHAPVRDAEPLPAGAVYPSPDADVRMAERQREDAELNALEAEITQVWGHINAATAHFLTLVAEFDRREGWAQHGMASCAQWLGWQCGIGRVAATEKVRTARALESLPKISKAFGEGRLSYSKVRALTRVATVETEEILLHIALNGTAAHVERTVRGFRRVKRYLERDEAEAMHERRYLSWRQDADGSVRIEARLTPEAGEMLRKALEAAHAQLEERSADAESAGTADAAKDAGMSEAEADAASTSVSAETSAQPRTRPALPPCWDAAPENVSAETLPRSAGQRRADALEHIVQRFLAGGGSRSTAGAHEVVVHIAHDALCDVPESSGAEFENGRPVAVETARRLGCDGALVGVVEGAKGEPLAIGRRTRAVPPAIRRALRVRDGGCRFPGCDRSRYVQAHHIKHWADGGETSLGNLVTLCSFHHRLVHEGGYGVHVDEGEIKFTRPDGGVIPPAGKVQRGCFRGNICAESGNTCAKPGNACTAPGNACAAGGAEQLEAFNTARGHTIDAGTARCRWRGERMNYDIAIEALCREAGYG, encoded by the coding sequence ATGGACTTTCACTTCACCTCCTCCCACGCCCCTGTTCGCGACGCCGAACCTCTCCCGGCAGGCGCTGTTTACCCTTCTCCGGACGCCGATGTGCGAATGGCCGAGCGGCAGCGCGAAGATGCCGAGCTCAATGCTCTGGAGGCCGAGATCACCCAGGTGTGGGGCCACATCAACGCGGCCACCGCGCATTTCCTGACCCTCGTTGCGGAATTCGACCGCCGGGAGGGTTGGGCCCAGCACGGCATGGCGAGTTGCGCCCAGTGGCTTGGCTGGCAATGCGGCATCGGCCGGGTGGCGGCGACCGAGAAGGTGCGTACGGCCCGCGCCCTGGAATCGCTGCCGAAGATCTCGAAAGCGTTCGGCGAAGGCCGTCTGTCGTATTCGAAGGTGCGCGCGCTCACGCGGGTGGCGACGGTCGAGACGGAAGAGATCTTGCTGCACATTGCCCTGAACGGAACGGCGGCGCATGTGGAGCGCACGGTGCGGGGATTCCGGAGAGTGAAGCGTTATCTCGAGCGTGACGAGGCCGAGGCGATGCACGAGCGGCGCTACCTGTCCTGGCGTCAGGACGCCGACGGCAGCGTACGGATCGAGGCCCGTTTGACGCCCGAGGCGGGCGAGATGTTGCGCAAGGCGCTGGAAGCGGCCCACGCGCAACTCGAGGAGCGGAGCGCAGACGCGGAGAGCGCCGGGACAGCGGATGCGGCAAAGGATGCTGGGATGAGCGAGGCGGAGGCGGATGCAGCGTCCACAAGTGTTTCCGCGGAAACATCCGCGCAGCCACGAACGCGGCCCGCGCTGCCGCCATGCTGGGATGCGGCGCCCGAAAATGTTTCCGCGGAAACACTTCCCCGCAGCGCCGGTCAACGGCGCGCGGACGCGCTGGAGCATATCGTCCAGCGGTTTCTGGCCGGGGGCGGTTCACGTTCCACCGCAGGCGCGCATGAAGTTGTGGTGCACATCGCCCACGACGCCTTGTGTGACGTTCCGGAGAGCAGCGGTGCCGAATTCGAGAACGGCCGTCCCGTGGCGGTGGAGACGGCTAGGCGGTTGGGCTGCGACGGCGCCCTGGTCGGCGTGGTGGAAGGTGCGAAGGGCGAGCCGCTCGCGATCGGGCGAAGGACGCGCGCCGTGCCTCCGGCGATCCGGCGCGCGTTGCGCGTTCGCGACGGGGGCTGTCGCTTTCCGGGGTGCGACCGTTCGCGCTATGTGCAGGCCCACCACATCAAGCATTGGGCCGATGGGGGAGAGACAAGCCTGGGCAACCTGGTGACCTTGTGTTCGTTTCATCACCGGCTGGTGCATGAAGGGGGTTATGGCGTTCATGTGGACGAGGGCGAGATCAAGTTCACGCGCCCGGACGGTGGAGTGATCCCACCAGCGGGGAAGGTGCAAAGGGGGTGTTTCCGCGGAAACATCTGCGCAGAGTCCGGAAACACTTGTGCAAAGCCCGGAAACGCCTGCACAGCTCCCGGAAATGCCTGCGCAGCCGGCGGCGCGGAGCAGCTTGAGGCGTTCAATACGGCGCGCGGGCATACCATCGACGCCGGAACCGCCCGTTGCCGCTGGCGCGGCGAGCGCATGAACTACGACATCGCCATCGAAGCGCTGTGCCGCGAGGCAGGCTACGGATAA
- a CDS encoding 50S ribosomal protein L17 translates to MRHRKSGRILGRTSDHRRAMFRNMAASLIEHESITTTVPKAKELRRVVEPLITLAGEDGVARRRLAFNRLRNKKAVGKLFDELGPRFKERPGGYLSILKKGHRPGDAAPMAVVRLVEDASPE, encoded by the coding sequence ATGCGTCATCGCAAATCCGGCCGCATCCTGGGCCGCACCAGCGACCACCGGCGCGCCATGTTCCGCAACATGGCGGCCTCGCTGATCGAGCACGAGAGCATCACCACCACCGTGCCCAAGGCCAAGGAGCTGAGGCGCGTGGTGGAACCCCTGATCACGCTGGCCGGCGAAGACGGCGTGGCCCGCCGGCGCCTCGCCTTCAACCGCCTGCGCAACAAGAAGGCCGTGGGCAAGCTGTTCGACGAACTCGGTCCGCGCTTCAAGGAACGCCCCGGCGGCTACCTGAGCATCCTCAAAAAAGGCCACCGCCCCGGCGACGCCGCCCCCATGGCCGTAGTCCGCCTGGTAGAAGACGCAAGCCCCGAATAA
- a CDS encoding type II toxin-antitoxin system VapC family toxin: MLNFMLDTNIAIYVIKRRPADLLDIFNRHAGHMCISSITFAELLHGVRKSQQPGRNLERVEDFVSRLQTLDYGVKAAAHYGDIRADLERQGKPIGVNDLHIAAHARSEGLTLITNNQREFQRIDGLRVANWV, encoded by the coding sequence ATGCTCAACTTCATGTTGGACACCAACATCGCAATCTATGTCATCAAGCGCAGGCCCGCCGATCTTCTAGACATATTCAATCGGCACGCCGGGCATATGTGTATCAGCAGCATTACTTTCGCGGAACTCTTGCACGGAGTACGTAAGAGTCAGCAGCCCGGGCGCAATCTCGAGCGTGTTGAAGACTTCGTCTCACGCCTGCAAACACTGGATTACGGTGTCAAGGCCGCGGCTCACTATGGAGACATTCGTGCCGACCTGGAACGACAGGGCAAACCGATCGGCGTAAACGATCTGCACATTGCCGCCCATGCCCGCAGTGAAGGGCTTACGCTGATCACCAACAACCAGCGGGAATTTCAACGAATCGACGGACTGCGAGTGGCCAACTGGGTTTAG
- the rpoA gene encoding DNA-directed RNA polymerase subunit alpha translates to MDQSVHTFLKPRIVRVEERGHPNRARITIEPLERGFGHTLGNALRRLLLSSMPGAAIIEAEIQNEVLHEYSSIEGVKEDVVEILLNLKDVAVRMHARASAELMLVKKGPGQVTAGDIATDHDVEVVNPDQHIATLTSGVELSMRLTVATGRGYRPATRMADITEGSVTMGRLQLDASFSPVRRVSYDVESARVERRTDLDRLIVELETNGAIDPGDAVRRAGEILRDQLTVFVDLAPSENVGLMGIDPQLRQLYMSPIEDLQLNARSVNCLKAENIHFVGDLVQKTDAELLRTPNLGKRSLTEIQEKLGERGLELGSELPEWPPAGLKTAA, encoded by the coding sequence ATGGACCAATCAGTACATACCTTCCTGAAACCCCGCATCGTTCGCGTGGAGGAGCGCGGCCACCCGAACCGCGCCCGCATCACGATCGAACCGCTGGAACGCGGCTTCGGCCACACGCTGGGCAACGCGCTGCGCCGCCTGCTGCTGTCGAGCATGCCGGGCGCCGCCATCATCGAGGCCGAGATCCAGAACGAGGTGCTGCATGAATACAGCTCCATCGAGGGGGTCAAGGAAGACGTGGTGGAGATCCTGCTGAACCTCAAGGACGTGGCCGTGCGCATGCACGCGCGCGCCAGCGCCGAGCTGATGCTGGTGAAGAAGGGGCCGGGCCAGGTGACGGCCGGCGACATCGCCACCGACCATGACGTCGAGGTGGTCAACCCGGACCAGCACATCGCCACGCTGACTTCCGGCGTGGAGCTGAGCATGCGTCTGACCGTGGCCACCGGCCGCGGCTACCGCCCGGCCACGCGCATGGCCGATATCACCGAGGGCAGCGTCACGATGGGCCGGCTGCAACTCGACGCTTCGTTCAGCCCGGTCCGCCGCGTCAGTTACGACGTCGAGTCCGCCCGCGTGGAACGCCGCACCGACCTCGACCGCCTGATCGTGGAGCTGGAGACCAACGGCGCCATCGATCCGGGCGACGCCGTGCGCCGCGCCGGCGAAATCCTGCGCGACCAGCTCACCGTGTTCGTGGACCTGGCGCCGAGCGAGAACGTCGGCCTGATGGGCATCGACCCGCAACTGCGCCAGCTCTACATGTCGCCGATTGAGGACCTGCAGCTCAACGCCCGCTCGGTGAACTGCCTGAAGGCCGAAAACATCCACTTCGTGGGCGACCTGGTGCAGAAGACCGACGCAGAATTGCTGCGCACGCCGAATCTCGGCAAGCGCTCGCTGACGGAAATCCAGGAGAAGCTCGGCGAGCGCGGCCTGGAGCTGGGCTCCGAGCTGCCCGAGTGGCCGCCGGCGGGCCTCAAGACCGCGGCGTAG
- the rpsK gene encoding 30S ribosomal protein S11 produces the protein MAKPKPRKKATRRHVVDGIAHIHASFNNTIITITDPQGNALSWATSGGSGFRGSRKSTPFAAQVAAERAANRAREMGMANLQVRVRGPGPGRESAVRALNAAGFRITHIEDVTPIPHNGCRAPKRRRV, from the coding sequence ATGGCAAAACCCAAACCCCGCAAGAAGGCGACCCGGCGCCATGTCGTGGACGGCATCGCGCACATCCACGCGTCGTTCAACAACACCATCATCACGATCACCGACCCGCAGGGCAACGCGCTGTCCTGGGCCACTTCCGGCGGCTCGGGCTTCCGCGGTTCGCGCAAGTCCACGCCGTTCGCCGCCCAGGTAGCGGCCGAACGCGCCGCCAACCGGGCCCGCGAAATGGGCATGGCCAACCTGCAGGTCAGGGTGCGCGGCCCCGGCCCCGGGCGCGAGTCCGCGGTCCGGGCGCTCAACGCCGCCGGTTTCCGCATCACCCACATCGAGGATGTCACCCCGATCCCGCACAACGGCTGCCGCGCGCCCAAGCGGCGCCGCGTATAG
- the rpsD gene encoding 30S ribosomal protein S4: MARYTGPVCKLSRREGTDLLLKSRVRSLEDKCRHDRVPGARSTQRPGRMSDYGLQLREKQKLRRMYGVLERQFRNYYKRAARQKGSTGDNLLRLLEGRLDNIVYRLGFGATRPEARQLVTHRGIQVNGRAVNIPSYQVKAGDVVAVHPRAKEQLRIQNALEIARQLGFPEWLEVDQKALSGTVKSLPEREEILPDINESLVVELYSK, encoded by the coding sequence ATGGCCCGTTACACCGGACCCGTATGCAAGCTCTCGCGGCGCGAGGGCACCGACCTGCTGCTCAAGAGCCGGGTGCGCTCGCTCGAGGACAAGTGCCGCCACGACCGCGTGCCCGGCGCGCGCAGCACCCAGCGCCCCGGGCGCATGTCCGATTACGGCCTGCAGCTTCGCGAGAAGCAGAAGCTGAGGCGCATGTACGGCGTGCTCGAGCGGCAGTTCCGCAACTACTACAAGCGCGCGGCGCGCCAGAAGGGCTCCACCGGCGACAACCTGCTGAGGCTGCTGGAAGGCCGCCTGGACAACATCGTCTATCGCCTGGGATTCGGCGCCACCCGGCCCGAGGCCCGGCAGCTCGTCACGCACCGCGGAATCCAGGTCAACGGCCGCGCGGTCAACATCCCGTCCTACCAGGTCAAGGCGGGCGACGTCGTTGCCGTGCATCCGCGCGCCAAGGAGCAGCTCAGGATCCAGAACGCCCTGGAGATCGCCCGCCAGCTCGGCTTCCCCGAGTGGCTGGAGGTGGACCAGAAAGCGCTGTCCGGCACGGTCAAGAGCCTGCCGGAGCGCGAGGAGATTCTGCCCGACATTAACGAAAGCCTGGTTGTAGAGCTTTATTCCAAGTAG
- a CDS encoding antitoxin, with protein MPIGSVFENNRTQAVRLPAETRFPANVKRVHVRVKGTERILSPAGHAWDSFFLEGSDASEDFMADRPDQQQPDREPL; from the coding sequence GTGCCCATTGGGTCCGTATTTGAGAACAACCGCACCCAGGCCGTCCGTTTGCCTGCCGAAACGCGCTTCCCCGCCAACGTAAAGAGAGTCCATGTGCGCGTGAAGGGAACGGAGCGTATTCTTTCGCCTGCCGGCCACGCGTGGGACAGTTTCTTTCTGGAAGGCTCAGACGCTAGCGAAGATTTCATGGCAGATCGTCCCGACCAGCAGCAGCCGGACCGAGAGCCACTTTAG